AGACTGGGTTGTCCGGCTTCAATATTTAAACCATTGACAATCAAGTTTGTTGATGTACCGATAAGGGTTAATGTCCCCCCGATAATGGCGGCAAAAGAGAGCGGAAGCATCACTTTGGAAGGGGAAATCCTGTTTTTCTTTGCCCAATCATACACATAAGGAATCATGATGGCTACCAGAGGAGTATTGTTGATGAATCCTGAAATTAATGACACTACTCCGGTCATCCTGAAGTTAAATGCTTTCAATGAAAGACCCGGTTTAAGCACGCGGTTGACAAGGCTGTCCATGACACCGGTTTTCTTGATAATATCACTGATGACAATCAGTAAAAAGATCAGAATGATATTATCGTTTCCGAGTCCGCTCAAAATCTCCGGCAGGCTAAGAATACCGAAAAAATAAAAAATAAGCACTGCCACGAGAAAAATAAGAGCGGGTTGAGCCAACTCCAGATAGAGTGCTGCCAACAGAAGAAGGATGACAATCAGAACTAAAACCGCTTCAAAACTCATGTATTTCCGTAAAAAATCAGCTGGTAAAAATAAACAGGATTTCCTTCATAACAGAAACAATAAGTAACTGATAAATTTTAAATTTTAAAACTTTTATATCAAAATTGAATTATATTTGAGGATTAAAATTTTAGGCGATGGAAACTTCAGATCTTAAAAAAATCAACATAAAAAACATTCAGGTAATTTTCTGGGTTTTGTTTTTTGCTCAAATCGTATTTTTTGTCATTGCAAGCATCATTGTCAAGACAAATAATATTGAAGTTTCTCAGATTTCACAGGATATTTTTGTTTTGTTGGCGCCTGTTATTGCATTTTTGTCAATCGCAGCCGGGTTGATTCTGAATTTTTTCAGTGCCAGAAAACTCAGAAAACTAAGTGACCCACGTGAAAAACTTCAAAAGTTTTTGTCAGTTAATATCATTGGATGGGCCTGCCTCGAAGGGGCTGTTTATATTTGTATTCTGGGTTTTCTTATTACAGGACTTATTGATTTTCAAATTATTGCTATTGCTTTGATGTTGTTTTTTCTTTTTACCATACCTACCCATAGACGGGTAGTCTTTGCCCTCAAACTCAGCAAGGAAGAATTTGAAATGTTGACCGGAGTGGAATAATCTTGAGGTTTCACGACTAATTTATCAACATTTTCCCGCTTTTATGCCTGTTTCATTTATCTTCAGATTATCTGACTGATAGTATATTTGCAAGCAAATAATTACCCTTCACGATGACATTAAAAGATATAATTGCCATTAAAGGAAAAAGTGATTTGTTCAGAGTACTGTCAAAATCACCCAAGGGAATCATTGTGGAAACCCTGAATGAAACAAGGATGAAGTTCAAAGTGGAGCCGAATCTGCAGGTATTGGTGCTGAATGATATAACCGTATATCCGAAAGATTCGGAAGACATCTTTATTTCACAGTTGTTTCTGAAATATTATAAGCTGCACGGGCTGAATCCACCGGTTGATAATAATTCCTCCGGCCGTGAAATAGTGGAAATGTTCAGCCAGTTAGCCCCGAATTATGATGAAGAAAGGGTTTATCTCTCCGACATGAAGAAATTTTTCAAGTGGTATAAGATTATTGCAAATTACCTGCCCGACCTGCTTGAAAATCTTGCAAAGGAAGAGGAAAAACCGTCAGAAGAAAAGAAAGACGAAACACAACCGGAGGTACCCAACACACAGGAGGCTGAAAAATCAGATGTAGAACCTCAGAAAGAAAAAACACCTAAGCCTAAAGCCGCTCCAAAGAAAACTATTAAAAAATCGGAAGATCCATCTTAATCTTTTACTATTCATTTTTCCATGAAGATTATTTGCGTTGGACGCAATTATGTAAAGCACATTGAAGAGCTTAAAAATGAAGTTCCCGACCAGCCTGCAATTTTTATGAAACACGAAAATGCCCTGCTGACAGGAAATACTTTTTTCTTGCCCTCTTTTTCTTCAGAAATACACCATGAAATTGAGCTGGTTTTCCGCTTCTCAAAAAAAATACCTGCAGCAACTCAGGTCAGCATAGAAGATTGTTTTGACGCGCTCACAGTGGGAATTGATTTTACTGCCCGCGATATTCAGGACAAACTGAAAGAAAAAAGGCTCAGCTGGGAACTTAGCAAGGCTTTCGACCAGTCGGCTCTGGTGGGGAGGTTTTTGCCGGTATCATCTTTCCCGGATTTTCAGAAGATTGATTTTCATTTAGATATAAATAAAAACACCGTTCAGAAAGGCTCTTCCTCGCACATGATCTTTAGCGTGAAGGATATTGTCATTTTCGTATCACGTTTTATAACAATCGAAAAAGGAGATTTATTGTTTACAGGTACACCTCAGGGGGTGGGCAGGGTAAACAATGGCGATTTGCTGGAGGGCTACCTGATGAATGAAAAATTATTTGAAGTCGCTGTTAATGAGTAGATTATATTTTTTTGTCCTTTTAGTTTTATGTTATTTTGACAGCCATTCGCAGGAAATAGTTCCGGGCTTTCTGAAATCTCCTGTACCTATTCCGGTTTATATTTCAGGAAGTTTTAGTGAACTGAGGAATAATCATTTTCATGGCGGGATTGACATCCGGACGGACGGGCGGATTGGTTTGCCGGTGGTGGCTCCTGCAGATGGTTATGTGTCAAGAATCACTATTGAAGCAGGGAATTACGGAAAAACTGTCTTTATCGAACATCCTTCAGGAATCACAACAGTGTATGCCCATCTCGATGCTTTCAGCAAAGAACTGACAGATTATGTTTATTTTCATCAGAAAGCAGCAGAATCCTATGAAGTTGATTTAACACCTGAACCCGGCAAATTTCCTGTAAAACAAGGAGATACATTTGCATATTCCGGAAATTCAGGGGCATCGCGGTCCCCGCATCTTCATTTTGAAGTCAGGGAAGGTAAATCGAACTGGGTGATTAATCCCTTGCTGTATGGTCTTGATGTCAAAGACGATATCCCGCCTGTCATTACCGGCATCAGGCTTTATCCGGTCGGTGAAAACAGTGCCATTGAAATTGAATATAAAGGAAAAAGTTCAACTTATACCAGACGTTATTTTAACCCGGTCAATGTGGCATTTTACAAGAGTGGCGGAACCTACCGCCTTTCCGGAGTAAAAATGGTGAAAGTTTATGGTAATATGGGAATTGCCATTGAATGCCGCGATATGATGAATGATTGCGGAAATGTACTTGATATCTACAAGGGTGAACTGACCTATAAAGGTAATACCATTTTTGCTCAGGAGCGACAACATTTTAGCCTTGATGATACCCGTTATATCAATGCCCATTGCGACTATTATGAAAAATATTACCATGGAAGAAATTTTCAGCGGTTCTTTCTGTTGCCGAACAACAAAATCTCATTTTATACAAATGTCGAAAACAACGGCCTGATTACAGGAAGGGTGTATGATACGGGGAATGTTGAGCTCAGAATTTGGGATCATCACCTTAACAATGTCGCAGTTGAATTTCAGGTAACAGGGACCAATATAAAGCCAGAAGAATTTCCTGTGAAGCAAATGGAGAGTTATCTGAAATTGTTTTATTACGACAGGCCGAATTATTATTCTGACAGCGGGATTGAATTGTTTTTCCCTGAAAATTCCTTTTATGAAAATGTAAACTTTGTTATGAAAGAACTACCCGCCAGGCGTTTCACCTATTCGGGTATCTATAAGATACACAAGCCTGAAATTCCGCTTCAGACAGCCTTTACACTCAGGCTGAAAGCAGACAGATTGCCGGTTAAATATTACTCAAAAGCTTTGGTTGCAGAAGTCAGCGGAGAAAGTGTCAGGGCAGTTGGAGGTGTTTATACCAATGGATGGGTAGAAGCTAAAGTGAAGAATTTCGGCAGTTATGCCGTTGTCGTGGACAGTGTGGCCCCTGTGGTAAGAACAGTTAATTTTGTTAACGGCTCTAACCTGAAATATGCGAAAGACCTGAAGGTAAGCATTTATGACTTATTATCAGGGATAAAAAGCTACAAGGCCTATATTGACGGGGAGTGGATACTGATGGAATATGATAAAAAGAAAGGCCTGCTGACGCACCGTTTCACTACTTTGCCAGACGGAAATGAACATTCTTTCAGGATAATTGTTATTGATAACAAAGATAACGTGAAAGAAATTAATCTGAATTTTAAACGATAAGGTTATGACACATTTAAAAACGGGAGATAAAGCCCCATATTTTTCAGCTGAAAATCAGGATGGAAAAATCATCAGTTTGTCAGATTTTACAGGGAAGAAGCTTGTCCTTTATTTTTACCCCAAAGACGATACTCCGGGATGTACGGCAGAAGCCTGCAACCTGCGCGACAATTATCAGGTGTTGATGCAAAAAGGTTATGCTGTGGTAGGTGTCAGTGTCGATTCTGTTAAAAGCCATAAAAAATTTGTGGAAAAATATCAGTTGCCTTTTGATTTGCTGGCAGATACCGATAAAAAAATCGTCAGTGATTATGGGGTATGGGGAGAAAAGAAGATGTATGGAAAAACCTATTATGGCACCAACAGAACCACTTTTATCATTGATGAAAACGGAATAATCGAAGAAATCATCGAAAAAGTGGATACCAAAAACCACGCTCAACAGGTTCTGACAAGTTAATAAAATCTGGTTTGGTCTATCAGGCAGATTAAGTTAAACGAACTTCCATTGAAGTTTTTCAAGACTTCAATACTTAAAACAAACAGCAATAAGTAGGCAATCTGCTGTATTCAGTAGGCATAATAAACCCATCACCCATCACTCATCACCCATCCCCCGCCACCTGATCAGACATTTTTCAGTATCAGGCTGATGTAATGGCTGCCGTAAAATGTTGTTTCATTCATTGATATCTCCAAGCTGGATGACAACCGACACATGGCCTGCAGGAAGCCCTTCAAATTGAAAGTTACCCCTGCTGTCAGTCAAAGTGGCTGCAATCTGCACATTTTCAGCATTGTAGAAATGCACATCAGATTTTTTCAGCCATTCTCCTCCCACTGAAATTTTACCTTCAGCCTTGTTTTTCTCAGCTGTTACAGCCAGATCTTTGATGACCAGTTCATATTTTCCGGCCGGGAAATCACTGATTACATACTGGCCTTTTTCATCCGTTTTAACAGTAGTAACAATTTCATTGCCCGGTACTTTCCGCAACACAACGTCCACATCTTTAATCGGTGAACCTGACAGGCTGATACTCCCTTTAATATTTGTCTTTTCTGCCGGAGTAAAGGCTAATATGGCCATGATGAATAAAAAGAATAGCTTTTTCATGTCTTAATATTTATTAATTATTTTTAATCAGCACCTTGTAAATTTTAATCCCGTTTTCACTGACTACTTTCAGCAGATAAATTCCTTCAGTATTTTCCGGCACGTCAATTCTGATCAATTTGTCAGCAGACGGAGAATTGTTTTCCCACAACAATCTGCCCGAAATATCTGTCAATGATAGTGCTTTAAGTGTTTCATTATTGATTTTCAGGTAAAAAACACCATCATTCGGGTTGGGGAAAATATTTATTTCCCTGTTGTTGTTGTCATCAATGGCATTAATGACCGTAAGAGAGCGGAATTTAAAGTTGGAACCGCAGGCATTGTAAACCCCCAGCTGAACGTTGTAAGTGCCGGCATTGGCATATTTATGTTCCGGATGGATGTTAATAGTATCTGTGCTTCCATCCCCGAACGACCAGACAAATTTGTTGTAGTCGATTGATTGATTGATGAACTGATAATAAAGACCGGAATCCCTGAAGTTAAAGTCAGCAGCAGGCGGATTTTTATCAATAATAGCTTTTGCTTCCACCCGGTGGCTGCGGCAACTGTCTCCATCGGCCAGTTCCCAGTCGTAGAAGAAATAATAGTAGCCGGGATAGGTGGCAGTGTTCCCGGTTATGCTGATAATTCCTTGTATTTCATAGGGATACTTTGCCCCGGATTGATGACGAAACAGCGAGGGATTGTTGGCAGCCGACAGTTTAAGCCCTTCTCCGACCGGTATATCAAAATTAAGTTCAACACGACTGATGCCATTTGGGATATTGACTGTTCTGGAAGCAAGTGTACTCCCGTCACTGTTTTTCAAGGTAATGGTACGCTGTTTTTCCCCTGAAGCAGAGACCAGCACTGAAATGAGTTTCAGTGGTTTAAAACAGCTGAAAATGAGTCCCTGCTCATTGCTTGCTGTGTAATAACTTCCTCCGCCACCTGCAATCACTGTACTTTCGGGGCCGACATGATAGACTGAAGCATTTTGCTGTACGTAATAGGTGGTGTTTTGGGTGATAACGGGCGTATAGAATTTTCTTGACCTTGCCAGCATGGTGCCTCCAACGGCTGTATCAAACCATTCCGGTATGCCCGGGCATAAAGCTTCGAGTTTGGCAGAGCCTGATACGCAGGTATGTCCGTCAATCACTTCAGGAGCATCGGGGAAAATTATTTTTACAAGTTTCTCTTTGCTGATGGTGTCACTTCCGTAGCTGTTTGAAGCAATCAGTTGAATGTCATATTCTCCTTCCTGTGAATACAAATAAACAGGGTTTTGCTGTTGCGAGGTGTCGCCATTACCGAAATCCCATATCCATGAATCGGGTTTATTTCTTGTAATATCGATAAACTTGATAATTCCACTGCAGGATGTTTCAGATGAGACAAGAAAATTGGCTACCGGAGGCGAATTGTTTTTATTGCAGTAAAAATAAAGCTCAAATCCGCTTTTCTGTACACTGCTGTTTGTCCGCTGACGGATAAGTATTGAATTTCCGGAAGAGGTTATTTTCCCACCGTTAGGCAGGTTATTCCCTGAATATGAGCCAATTATCGGAGCTCCTGTGGTCGCACCATCATAAATTATTATACTGTCTTTGCCACTATCAAAGTCAAAACTCAGAAACTGTAGCGTAACCGATGAGGCACCTGTGGGAGAGATGACCACTCTTCCGTCAGTATTGTTGCTGTAAAGGTCTTTACCTCCGTTGTCGTAGAGGTAGCCGGTGCAGTTTTTATAGGTTGTTGTTCCGGATGTTGGGGCTGAAAACATACAAATCTCATCAATCTCAATGGTTTTTTCATACACACTGCTACCTGAAGGCCCGCTGACTGTCAGCCTGATGGTCTTGTGACCGGGTGAAGCAAACAAAACTTTATGCGGCCCGGCTGTCGAAGCAGTGGAGGGTAGTGCATCATTTCCGAATTCCCAGAGATAGGAAGTAATGGTTCCGCTCGATTTATTGGTGAAAGTTATCTGATTTTCAACACAATAAACTTCTGTCCCTACCGTGAAGACTGCTTTTGGGCATCCTCCCGTAATCGGAATGATTCTGACAAGAGGGGCATGATTGTATTTTGAAATGGTAATGTAGGCAGAAGAGCCGGCAAGAGGGGGATAGGTGAGGGTACAACTGCCACCGGAAGTATATCCTTTGGCAATCAGTTCTCCGTCAACCAGCATGGTTACCAGTGCATCGTCAACAGAGCAACCTGAAACGGTG
This Sphingobacteriales bacterium DNA region includes the following protein-coding sequences:
- the bcp gene encoding thioredoxin-dependent thiol peroxidase gives rise to the protein MTHLKTGDKAPYFSAENQDGKIISLSDFTGKKLVLYFYPKDDTPGCTAEACNLRDNYQVLMQKGYAVVGVSVDSVKSHKKFVEKYQLPFDLLADTDKKIVSDYGVWGEKKMYGKTYYGTNRTTFIIDENGIIEEIIEKVDTKNHAQQVLTS
- a CDS encoding PKD domain-containing protein; protein product: MKVFFSFLFLMLIPAAAVFSQFYSSETANTSLVQSPERNISEIGTGKIILEYNIPAFLQQKQVHGDKEYTSLYIKDFSQLKEVGRPALPSHNDWIAVPINGEITVRLIDYKTDKMENVLVMPALRPATDRWGDGEPEFEIDTGFYNSDVIYPQNPVDIISTPVISGNRIALVRITPFQYNPFTKELLVYTYLKYAIEYQGETIKADPSTPVSQLNCLQNITLNNEVFYEESERKTRNEKLYRNNDNAINYLIITPTKYLQAADTLAWWKRQLGYGVEVISRSTWTSKQVKQEIATRYNTYHPKPEYFVIIGDNEDVPGDNLICPTGAKFASDLYFACFDGSGDFYPDMAHGRISVNSSTSALAVVQKIINYERQPYMDSTLYKTGLNCAQFQDDDRNSYADRRFSQTSEDVKNYIEKNTDIKVNRVYATETDVTPKYWNKDLYSAGEPIDSSLLKPGFPWNGSKTDIANGINNGVLYVLHRDHGYAGGTGWHMPQFMTSDVKSLLNNGKKLPIVFSINCHTGEYQVSECFAEAFLRKTDGGAAGVVAAAYYSYSGYNDALSMGMFDAIWSKPGLIPKFTGSGGIKNPSVKPHDDIYQMGNVVNQGLFRMAETWGEDKYTFELFHYFGDPSTKIWTKPPVPITIQAMADTIICGTTSFTVSGCSVDDALVTMLVDGELIAKGYTSGGSCTLTYPPLAGSSAYITISKYNHAPLVRIIPITGGCPKAVFTVGTEVYCVENQITFTNKSSGTITSYLWEFGNDALPSTASTAGPHKVLFASPGHKTIRLTVSGPSGSSVYEKTIEIDEICMFSAPTSGTTTYKNCTGYLYDNGGKDLYSNNTDGRVVISPTGASSVTLQFLSFDFDSGKDSIIIYDGATTGAPIIGSYSGNNLPNGGKITSSGNSILIRQRTNSSVQKSGFELYFYCNKNNSPPVANFLVSSETSCSGIIKFIDITRNKPDSWIWDFGNGDTSQQQNPVYLYSQEGEYDIQLIASNSYGSDTISKEKLVKIIFPDAPEVIDGHTCVSGSAKLEALCPGIPEWFDTAVGGTMLARSRKFYTPVITQNTTYYVQQNASVYHVGPESTVIAGGGGSYYTASNEQGLIFSCFKPLKLISVLVSASGEKQRTITLKNSDGSTLASRTVNIPNGISRVELNFDIPVGEGLKLSAANNPSLFRHQSGAKYPYEIQGIISITGNTATYPGYYYFFYDWELADGDSCRSHRVEAKAIIDKNPPAADFNFRDSGLYYQFINQSIDYNKFVWSFGDGSTDTINIHPEHKYANAGTYNVQLGVYNACGSNFKFRSLTVINAIDDNNNREINIFPNPNDGVFYLKINNETLKALSLTDISGRLLWENNSPSADKLIRIDVPENTEGIYLLKVVSENGIKIYKVLIKNN
- a CDS encoding M23 family metallopeptidase, with amino-acid sequence MSRLYFFVLLVLCYFDSHSQEIVPGFLKSPVPIPVYISGSFSELRNNHFHGGIDIRTDGRIGLPVVAPADGYVSRITIEAGNYGKTVFIEHPSGITTVYAHLDAFSKELTDYVYFHQKAAESYEVDLTPEPGKFPVKQGDTFAYSGNSGASRSPHLHFEVREGKSNWVINPLLYGLDVKDDIPPVITGIRLYPVGENSAIEIEYKGKSSTYTRRYFNPVNVAFYKSGGTYRLSGVKMVKVYGNMGIAIECRDMMNDCGNVLDIYKGELTYKGNTIFAQERQHFSLDDTRYINAHCDYYEKYYHGRNFQRFFLLPNNKISFYTNVENNGLITGRVYDTGNVELRIWDHHLNNVAVEFQVTGTNIKPEEFPVKQMESYLKLFYYDRPNYYSDSGIELFFPENSFYENVNFVMKELPARRFTYSGIYKIHKPEIPLQTAFTLRLKADRLPVKYYSKALVAEVSGESVRAVGGVYTNGWVEAKVKNFGSYAVVVDSVAPVVRTVNFVNGSNLKYAKDLKVSIYDLLSGIKSYKAYIDGEWILMEYDKKKGLLTHRFTTLPDGNEHSFRIIVIDNKDNVKEINLNFKR
- a CDS encoding carboxypeptidase regulatory-like domain-containing protein; its protein translation is MKKLFFLFIMAILAFTPAEKTNIKGSISLSGSPIKDVDVVLRKVPGNEIVTTVKTDEKGQYVISDFPAGKYELVIKDLAVTAEKNKAEGKISVGGEWLKKSDVHFYNAENVQIAATLTDSRGNFQFEGLPAGHVSVVIQLGDINE
- a CDS encoding DUF5606 domain-containing protein, translating into MTLKDIIAIKGKSDLFRVLSKSPKGIIVETLNETRMKFKVEPNLQVLVLNDITVYPKDSEDIFISQLFLKYYKLHGLNPPVDNNSSGREIVEMFSQLAPNYDEERVYLSDMKKFFKWYKIIANYLPDLLENLAKEEEKPSEEKKDETQPEVPNTQEAEKSDVEPQKEKTPKPKAAPKKTIKKSEDPS
- a CDS encoding fumarylacetoacetate hydrolase family protein, encoding MKIICVGRNYVKHIEELKNEVPDQPAIFMKHENALLTGNTFFLPSFSSEIHHEIELVFRFSKKIPAATQVSIEDCFDALTVGIDFTARDIQDKLKEKRLSWELSKAFDQSALVGRFLPVSSFPDFQKIDFHLDINKNTVQKGSSSHMIFSVKDIVIFVSRFITIEKGDLLFTGTPQGVGRVNNGDLLEGYLMNEKLFEVAVNE